GGATGTGCAGTAAAAACTAAACGGATATCCATTTCCTGCAATAACTCTTCTAATTTCCCAGGTGGTACATTTAATTTCCTCAGCCTGTAAAATAATTCTCTAAAAGTTACTGGAGCATTTTGTCTAGCCAATGCTGGAGCAAAAGGATCAAGATTATCGGGCGATTTTTGAACGTCCTTATTGGTAAAACTTTGAATATATCTATCTTCTTCAACTCTTTGTTCCAAAATATTCACGAGTTGAAAATATAATGAAAACGCCCTCGCTGCTGCTATGGATTCTGATAAATCCATAGAATTTACAATTTCAACTATTTCATTTTTAGAAGTTTTTGAACTATTACCATCAATTTGTTTTGAATAACTTAATTCTTTAAGCTGAATCAACCTCTCTGCTTGATCATCTGGGCATTCTTCTCTGAGCACAGATTCCCATAGATCTTCTATTAAAAGACGATTTTTATCAAGTGGATCATTGTTACTAATCAGATCCACGTTATTATTTTTTATCTGTCGAAAAGATTCCATATAATCATTATGTCATAAGTAAAAATGTTCAGATAAAATATTTATTTAAATAATCAAACATTCTCGTCTTCACTCCTAATCATATCTTCGATAGAAATTTTCATTATCTGCTCAATAGAAAGGCCTTTGTTATATTGATTTATCCATTTCATAGATTGATTACCTTCTTCAAGCACTTTATAGATAGGGTTCAAAAGATGTTTCATACCAAAATTTTCTGCTGTGGATGACAAATCTGATAATAAGTTTTGAATCCATTCTCTACAAATAACTTTTTTGCCATCTTGCCAGTGAATTAATTCTGAATTAAGACTATCTTTAGCAGCATTTATTTCATTTTGATCACATATTTCTGATAATTCATCCATAGAAAAAATACTTGCATTCAAAGGATCTAAAGTATTTATATTTTCAAAAAGATTTAAAATTCTTAGTTCTATCATGGCTGTTATCCCTAAAAGCAAATTAATATCATGAACAAAATCACAAATTCTTAATTCCAAACGATCAAGTATTAAAGGTCTTTGGGGACCATTTGGTCGGATTGAGGACCAAAAATGCCTAATATTTTGCATATTTTTATTAGATATATTTTCCTCTATCCAATCGATATAAGAACTATGATTTACAAAAAAAGGTACCTTAACTGGCGTTTTAGGAAACTGGATCCATCTCTGGGAATGATTCTCCGTAATTTTATTGTTTAAAAAAGGTGAACTTGCACTTAAAGATAGATATAGAGCAGCCTCAGATCTTATAAGTCTAATAGCTGTAAAAAGCTTATCTAAATCATCTATTCCTATGTTTATGTGGACACTTGAAGTTGCAATAGATATTCCATAATTATCTTGAATAAATTGATGATAAAGATTGTCAACATCAGATCTTTGAAATTGAATATCGTGTTTAAAACAAAGAGTGGATGAAGGAATGATTGTTAAATTTTTAGTATTTA
This region of Prochlorococcus sp. MIT 0604 genomic DNA includes:
- the gshA gene encoding glutamate--cysteine ligase is translated as MSKYYLYKGFEVELFTGSFDSHIGVSADIEKKFSDFVKEPDNRNVEYITTPEKDYGFLYEKLITPRKKLRKWLNTKNLTIIPSSTLCFKHDIQFQRSDVDNLYHQFIQDNYGISIATSSVHINIGIDDLDKLFTAIRLIRSEAALYLSLSASSPFLNNKITENHSQRWIQFPKTPVKVPFFVNHSSYIDWIEENISNKNMQNIRHFWSSIRPNGPQRPLILDRLELRICDFVHDINLLLGITAMIELRILNLFENINTLDPLNASIFSMDELSEICDQNEINAAKDSLNSELIHWQDGKKVICREWIQNLLSDLSSTAENFGMKHLLNPIYKVLEEGNQSMKWINQYNKGLSIEQIMKISIEDMIRSEDENV